TTTTGTCCTTGCGAGGAACGGAGTGACAAAGCAATCCATCCTCAAAATCTCTATGCTGCTACCTTTGCGTCGATCTTCTCGATCTGAATTCTTGTATATTGTTGTCTGTGACCTTGCTTACGTCTGTAACCCTTCTTAGGTCTCATTTTGTAGACAATGATTTTCTTAGATTTGAAATTATTCATAACCTTGGCTGCTACGCTCGCGCCTTCAATAATTGGTTGCCCTACTGTAGATTTGGCACCATCAGAAACAAGCAAAACCTTGTCAAATTTGATAACCGCACCAGGCTCCTGACTCAAAAGGTCAATATCGATATATTTGCCTTCTTCAGCCTTGTATTGTTTACCATTAATATCAACGATTGCGTACATAAGCTCTAAATTGTAGCATTTGGGCTTAGGGCTAAGATATGAGTAAATATATATAAATGGTTAAAATTACTCAATGGTAATAGACTTAGGGGCTGACTTACCTATCCAAACATACCAGAACAAAAACTAACTCAGATAAAGGTTGGAGCTGCATATGCTTCAATCATGAGCCAAGGAATAATTCTAATTAATGCATTCAGGAAAGCTATTAGCGTTATAACCCTCAACTGAATCAAAAAAATCTATCAGCGATTCCTGAAACGCATTAGACAGCTTAGCTGAAGCACTCCTTAAGAACTGTAATAGATACCGTGTTGAGTGATTTTTTGTCATAATTCTAAGATTCTAACA
This is a stretch of genomic DNA from Cyanobacteriota bacterium. It encodes these proteins:
- the rplU gene encoding 50S ribosomal protein L21; protein product: MYAIVDINGKQYKAEEGKYIDIDLLSQEPGAVIKFDKVLLVSDGAKSTVGQPIIEGASVAAKVMNNFKSKKIIVYKMRPKKGYRRKQGHRQQYTRIQIEKIDAKVAA